In Chroicocephalus ridibundus chromosome 12, bChrRid1.1, whole genome shotgun sequence, a single genomic region encodes these proteins:
- the FAM110A gene encoding protein FAM110A isoform X1 — protein MARWPPPCPLPHLPTACEPLAARGRRPPRAPLPARRMPIEALQAGDAMKGVTVTAPFTSAMPIRILRKGPAYFRRHAEPGAGKPSAVERLEADKAKYVKSQQVASTRQEPVKPPLLKQPLFTPGVRRAALTPSRRAPPGPRRTEAGGPKTSLDLEILNNLINLCDSPFPKAESPLGRECKWRVETPVALGGGTEGASKPPESPAATKPPGSVAVRRVDVHPCGAPQGQVTPVPASPIPGGLPATPTRISPSRPDSARRQPLLHRSKSDLSDRLSRATADLERFFNYCGLDPEEVQDMGAERFARASSDIVSLKFHSVSTASSEGGRSPPSVATPEGRPAERVPYGISVIERNARVIKWLYGLRQAREPQQVSDV, from the exons atGGCACGCTGGCCCCCGCCGTGCCCACTGCCGCACCTG CCGACAGCCTGTGAGCCCCTCGCTGCCCGTGGCCGTCGCCCACCCCGCGCCCCGCTGCCGGCGCGGAGGATGCCCATCGAGGCTCTGCAAGCCGGCGACGCCATGAAGGGGGTGACAGTGACGGCACCCTTCACCTCGGCCATGCCCATCCGCATCCTCCGCAAGGGTCCCGCGTATTTCCGCCGGCACGCCGAGCCGGGCGCCGGGAAGCCCAGCGCTGTGGAAAGGTTGGAGGCTGACAAGGCCAAGTACGTGAAGAGCCAGCAGGTTGCCAGCACCAGGCAGGAGCCGGTGAAGCCGCCGCTACTCAAGCAGCCCCTCTTCACCCCAGGGGTGCGCCGGGCTGCGCTCACCCCCAGCCGCAGGGCACCCCCGGGGCCACGACGCACCGAGGCTGGTGGCCCAAAGACCTCCCTCGACCTGGAGATCCTCAACAACCTCATCAACCTCTGCGACAGCCCGTTCCCCAAGGCGGAGAGCCCGCTGGGCCGGGAGTGCAAGTGGAGGGTGGAGACGCCCGTGGCACTGGGCGGTGGGACGGAGGGTGCCAGCAAGCCACCGGAGAGCCCCGCTGCCACCAAGCCCCCCGGCAGCGTGGCCGTGCGGAGGGTGGATGTCCATCCCTGCGGGGCTCCGCAGGGCCAGGTGACACCGGTGCCTGCGTCCCCCATCCCAGGAGGGCTGCCTGCGACCCCGACGCGGATCTCTCCCTCCCGCCCTGACAGCGCCCGCCGGCAGCCCCTGCTGCACCGCTCCAAGTCGGACCTGAGCGACCGGCTCTCGCGGGCCACCGCTGACCTGGAGCGCTTCTTCAACTACTGCGGCCTCGACCCCGAGGAGGTGCAGGACATGGGCGCCGAGCGCTTTGCCCGCGCCAGCTCCGACATCGTGTCCCTCAAGTTTCACAGCGTGAGCACGGCCAGCTCGGAGGGCGGCCGCTCGCCGCCCAGCGTCGCCACGCCAGAGGGGCGGCCGGCCGAGCGCGTCCCCTATGGCATCTCCGTCATCGAGCGCAACGCCCGCGTCATCAAGTGGCTGTACGGGCTGCGCCAGGCCAGGGAGCCCCAGCAGGTCTCCGACGTGTAG
- the FAM110A gene encoding protein FAM110A isoform X2 produces the protein MPIEALQAGDAMKGVTVTAPFTSAMPIRILRKGPAYFRRHAEPGAGKPSAVERLEADKAKYVKSQQVASTRQEPVKPPLLKQPLFTPGVRRAALTPSRRAPPGPRRTEAGGPKTSLDLEILNNLINLCDSPFPKAESPLGRECKWRVETPVALGGGTEGASKPPESPAATKPPGSVAVRRVDVHPCGAPQGQVTPVPASPIPGGLPATPTRISPSRPDSARRQPLLHRSKSDLSDRLSRATADLERFFNYCGLDPEEVQDMGAERFARASSDIVSLKFHSVSTASSEGGRSPPSVATPEGRPAERVPYGISVIERNARVIKWLYGLRQAREPQQVSDV, from the coding sequence ATGCCCATCGAGGCTCTGCAAGCCGGCGACGCCATGAAGGGGGTGACAGTGACGGCACCCTTCACCTCGGCCATGCCCATCCGCATCCTCCGCAAGGGTCCCGCGTATTTCCGCCGGCACGCCGAGCCGGGCGCCGGGAAGCCCAGCGCTGTGGAAAGGTTGGAGGCTGACAAGGCCAAGTACGTGAAGAGCCAGCAGGTTGCCAGCACCAGGCAGGAGCCGGTGAAGCCGCCGCTACTCAAGCAGCCCCTCTTCACCCCAGGGGTGCGCCGGGCTGCGCTCACCCCCAGCCGCAGGGCACCCCCGGGGCCACGACGCACCGAGGCTGGTGGCCCAAAGACCTCCCTCGACCTGGAGATCCTCAACAACCTCATCAACCTCTGCGACAGCCCGTTCCCCAAGGCGGAGAGCCCGCTGGGCCGGGAGTGCAAGTGGAGGGTGGAGACGCCCGTGGCACTGGGCGGTGGGACGGAGGGTGCCAGCAAGCCACCGGAGAGCCCCGCTGCCACCAAGCCCCCCGGCAGCGTGGCCGTGCGGAGGGTGGATGTCCATCCCTGCGGGGCTCCGCAGGGCCAGGTGACACCGGTGCCTGCGTCCCCCATCCCAGGAGGGCTGCCTGCGACCCCGACGCGGATCTCTCCCTCCCGCCCTGACAGCGCCCGCCGGCAGCCCCTGCTGCACCGCTCCAAGTCGGACCTGAGCGACCGGCTCTCGCGGGCCACCGCTGACCTGGAGCGCTTCTTCAACTACTGCGGCCTCGACCCCGAGGAGGTGCAGGACATGGGCGCCGAGCGCTTTGCCCGCGCCAGCTCCGACATCGTGTCCCTCAAGTTTCACAGCGTGAGCACGGCCAGCTCGGAGGGCGGCCGCTCGCCGCCCAGCGTCGCCACGCCAGAGGGGCGGCCGGCCGAGCGCGTCCCCTATGGCATCTCCGTCATCGAGCGCAACGCCCGCGTCATCAAGTGGCTGTACGGGCTGCGCCAGGCCAGGGAGCCCCAGCAGGTCTCCGACGTGTAG